The proteins below are encoded in one region of Aquisphaera giovannonii:
- a CDS encoding FAD-binding oxidoreductase, with product MPAKAPATATSPLAARLLGDLVGIVGAENVLHDREELLVYECDGFTINKKVPDVVVFPTSTEQVVAIVKLCNRLDVPFVPRGAGTSLAGGTLAVGGGVMICLTRMNRILEVNTRDRYAIVEPGVVNVWLTRALTGRGFHYAPDPSSQTACTIGGNVATNSGGPHTLKYGVTVNHVRGVRLVLPDGTVADVGGVTADPPGYDLAGLVVGSEGTFGVVTRVTVGLTRDPEAGRTLLGVFDSVEAATETVSGIIAAGIVPAALEMLDNLMIRAVEQAFGFGFPTDAGAVLIIEVDGLDVGLDREARDIARIVEARGGRVERSITWRTRKEPEYVAIWKSRKSAFGAIGRLSPTFCTQDGVVPRTRLPDILRFIEGVSRRHGIRIANVFHAGDGNIHPILLFDEADAAQVASVLQASHEILDECIRLGGSVTGEHGIGVEKMALMPRLFAPEDLAAMVAIRQGLNPDGRCSPSKMLPTGGHCIERSAPGRRSSA from the coding sequence ATGCCCGCGAAGGCCCCAGCCACCGCGACTTCCCCGCTCGCCGCCCGGCTGCTCGGGGACCTCGTTGGCATCGTCGGCGCGGAGAACGTCCTGCATGATCGGGAGGAGCTGCTCGTCTACGAGTGCGACGGCTTCACGATCAACAAGAAGGTCCCGGATGTCGTCGTCTTCCCGACCAGCACGGAGCAGGTCGTCGCGATCGTGAAGCTCTGCAATCGGCTGGACGTGCCATTCGTCCCCAGGGGTGCGGGGACGAGCCTGGCGGGGGGCACGCTGGCCGTCGGCGGCGGGGTCATGATCTGCCTGACGAGGATGAACCGCATCCTCGAGGTCAACACGCGCGACCGGTATGCGATCGTCGAGCCGGGCGTGGTCAATGTCTGGCTCACCCGGGCGCTGACGGGGCGGGGGTTCCACTACGCGCCCGACCCGTCCAGCCAGACGGCCTGCACGATCGGCGGGAACGTGGCGACCAACTCGGGCGGCCCGCACACCCTGAAGTACGGGGTGACGGTGAACCACGTCCGCGGCGTCCGGCTCGTCCTGCCAGACGGCACCGTGGCGGACGTCGGCGGTGTCACGGCCGATCCGCCGGGCTATGACCTCGCCGGCCTGGTCGTCGGCAGCGAGGGGACCTTCGGCGTCGTCACGCGGGTGACGGTCGGGCTTACGCGCGACCCGGAGGCGGGGCGGACGCTGCTGGGCGTCTTCGACTCGGTCGAGGCCGCGACGGAGACGGTCAGCGGCATCATCGCGGCCGGGATCGTGCCCGCGGCGCTCGAGATGCTCGACAACCTGATGATCCGGGCCGTGGAGCAGGCCTTCGGCTTCGGCTTCCCGACGGACGCCGGCGCGGTGCTGATCATCGAGGTGGACGGGCTCGACGTGGGCCTGGATCGCGAGGCCCGGGACATCGCCCGCATCGTCGAGGCGAGGGGCGGCCGCGTCGAGCGCTCGATCACCTGGCGGACCCGCAAGGAGCCGGAGTACGTGGCGATCTGGAAGAGCCGGAAATCCGCCTTCGGCGCGATCGGCCGCCTCAGCCCCACCTTCTGCACCCAGGACGGGGTCGTGCCGAGGACCAGGCTGCCGGACATCCTCCGCTTCATCGAGGGGGTCTCGCGGCGGCACGGGATCCGCATCGCCAACGTCTTCCACGCGGGCGACGGCAACATCCACCCCATCCTCCTCTTCGACGAGGCGGACGCGGCCCAGGTGGCCAGCGTACTCCAGGCGAGCCACGAGATCCTCGACGAGTGCATCCGGCTCGGCGGCTCGGTGACCGGCGAGCACGGCATCGGCGTCGAGAAGATGGCCCTCATGCCGCGGCTGTTCGCGCCGGAGGACCTGGCGGCCATGGTCGCGATCCGCCAGGGCCTGAACCCGGACGGCCGTTGCAGCCCTTCGAAGATGCTCCCCACCGGAGGGCATTGCATCGAGCGGTCCGCGCCGGGCCGCCGATCTTCGGCCTAA
- a CDS encoding FAD-binding oxidoreductase produces MNEAGACRWPEPPAAGPLGDGRHASARLRPGSVADLCSAVRDGVRSGMALYPQGGATAIDYGGPPARPGVLIDTRGLDRVIDYPHADMTITVEAGITAAELATVLAAKDQRLLVEVPQADRATLGGVFATGVCGPRRFAWGRPRDQIIGVRFVTSEGVEVKGGGRVVKNVAGYDLPKLLTGSLGTLGILTSMTLKVRPRPESSAVAWTRLDPGHDLEAILAGLNTTAARPVAVEILDAHSAAIVGEDAGLPAAQRVLAVGFEGSADSVRWQLDRLEEELPPGRVTRAEGDGAERLWAGLTEFQVQAPGPVSVVVAMRPSRVAWFLDVVDGSPWTFQCHAGDGIVRLHGLDDPGEDAMAGRIESLRGLAREADGTLIVPRCPTAWKPRLRVWGDPRPDWGLAAKVKHALDPDGALNPGRFVGST; encoded by the coding sequence ATGAACGAGGCCGGGGCGTGCCGCTGGCCCGAGCCTCCCGCCGCCGGGCCCCTCGGCGACGGACGGCACGCGAGCGCGCGGCTCCGCCCGGGCAGCGTCGCGGACCTCTGCTCTGCCGTCCGCGACGGCGTCCGGTCGGGCATGGCCCTCTATCCCCAGGGGGGCGCGACGGCGATCGACTACGGCGGGCCCCCGGCGCGGCCGGGCGTCCTCATCGACACGCGGGGCCTGGACCGCGTGATCGACTACCCGCACGCCGACATGACCATCACGGTGGAGGCCGGGATCACCGCCGCCGAGCTGGCGACGGTCCTGGCCGCGAAGGATCAGCGCCTGCTCGTGGAGGTCCCCCAGGCCGACCGCGCGACCCTGGGCGGGGTCTTCGCGACGGGCGTCTGCGGCCCCCGGCGGTTCGCATGGGGGCGGCCGCGCGATCAGATCATCGGCGTCCGCTTCGTGACCTCGGAAGGCGTGGAGGTCAAGGGGGGCGGGCGCGTCGTCAAGAACGTCGCGGGCTACGACCTGCCCAAGCTGCTGACGGGCTCGCTGGGGACCCTGGGAATCTTGACGAGCATGACGCTCAAGGTGCGACCCCGTCCCGAGTCCTCGGCCGTCGCGTGGACGAGGCTGGACCCGGGGCACGACCTCGAGGCCATCCTCGCGGGCCTGAATACGACGGCGGCGCGGCCGGTCGCCGTCGAGATCCTCGATGCCCACTCGGCCGCGATCGTCGGCGAGGACGCGGGCCTCCCCGCCGCTCAACGCGTCCTCGCGGTCGGGTTCGAGGGGAGTGCGGACTCGGTCCGCTGGCAGCTCGACCGCCTCGAGGAAGAGCTGCCGCCCGGGCGGGTCACGCGGGCCGAGGGTGACGGGGCCGAGCGACTTTGGGCGGGGCTCACCGAGTTCCAGGTTCAGGCCCCCGGGCCCGTCTCCGTCGTCGTCGCGATGAGGCCGTCCCGGGTGGCGTGGTTCCTGGACGTGGTCGACGGCTCGCCCTGGACGTTCCAGTGCCACGCGGGGGACGGCATCGTGCGGCTGCATGGCCTCGACGACCCGGGCGAGGACGCCATGGCCGGCCGCATCGAGTCGCTCCGGGGATTGGCTCGCGAGGCGGATGGAACCTTGATCGTCCCCCGCTGCCCGACGGCCTGGAAGCCCCGCCTCCGGGTATGGGGCGATCCGCGCCCGGACTGGGGACTCGCGGCGAAGGTGAAGCACGCCCTCGATCCTGACGGGGCGCTCAATCCGGGCCGTTTCGTAGGTTCAACATGA
- a CDS encoding glycosyltransferase, with protein MDASVRDGETSSLRRLEAGVLERDAFGTSLAGLRVALVHDWLTGMRGGEKCLEVLCRAFPSATLYTLIHRRGSTSPAIERMRIRTSILQSIPGVDRHYRHLLPLMPVAARGWKPRDVDLVISLSHCVAKAVRVPVGVPHICYCFTPMRYAWEGREAYLQGWRDRPVRLAAARFLLGRLRRWDEATSDRVTHFVAISETIRGRIAACYRRDSRVIAPPVDTEYYTPATDAGSRDREDFYLVVSALVPYKRIDQAVAACSRLGRRLVVIGAGPERARLEAMAGPSVSFRGWQPDDVIRDHYRRCRALLFPGEEDFGIVPVEALACGAPVMALNRGGATETVSNEVGRLYDEPTTDGLVACLESWEAAGRPHDPARARGRAEEFALGVFTRRIMGLVGEVAGASRPAVPPRPHVTLDRP; from the coding sequence ATGGACGCCAGCGTCCGGGATGGGGAAACGTCCAGCCTGAGGCGGCTCGAGGCCGGCGTACTCGAGCGGGATGCGTTCGGGACGTCGCTCGCCGGGCTCCGCGTCGCGCTCGTCCACGACTGGCTCACGGGGATGCGGGGCGGCGAGAAATGCCTCGAAGTGCTCTGCCGCGCCTTCCCGTCCGCGACCCTGTACACGCTGATCCATCGCAGGGGGTCGACCAGCCCGGCCATCGAGAGGATGCGGATCCGGACGTCGATCCTCCAGTCGATACCCGGCGTGGACCGTCACTACCGGCACCTCCTGCCCCTGATGCCCGTGGCCGCGAGGGGATGGAAGCCCCGCGACGTGGACCTGGTCATCAGCCTCAGCCACTGCGTGGCCAAGGCGGTGCGCGTGCCGGTCGGCGTCCCCCACATCTGCTACTGCTTCACGCCGATGCGATACGCCTGGGAAGGCCGCGAGGCCTATCTCCAGGGCTGGCGAGACCGGCCGGTGCGGCTCGCCGCCGCGCGATTCCTCCTGGGACGGCTCCGGCGCTGGGACGAGGCGACGTCCGACCGCGTCACCCACTTCGTGGCGATCTCCGAGACCATCCGCGGCCGCATCGCGGCCTGCTACCGCCGCGACAGCCGCGTGATCGCGCCGCCCGTCGACACCGAGTACTACACCCCCGCGACCGATGCGGGATCTCGCGACCGAGAGGACTTCTACCTGGTCGTCTCCGCCCTCGTCCCCTACAAGCGCATCGACCAGGCCGTCGCGGCATGCAGCCGGCTGGGGAGGCGTCTCGTCGTGATCGGTGCGGGGCCGGAGCGGGCGAGGCTCGAGGCGATGGCCGGGCCCTCGGTGTCCTTCCGGGGCTGGCAACCCGACGACGTGATCCGCGACCACTACCGGCGCTGCCGGGCCCTGCTCTTCCCCGGCGAGGAAGACTTCGGGATCGTCCCCGTCGAGGCCCTGGCCTGCGGGGCCCCGGTCATGGCACTGAACCGCGGAGGGGCGACGGAGACCGTGAGCAACGAGGTCGGCCGGCTGTATGACGAGCCCACGACCGACGGCCTGGTCGCCTGCCTGGAATCCTGGGAAGCCGCCGGTCGCCCCCACGATCCCGCACGAGCCCGCGGCCGCGCCGAGGAGTTCGCGCTCGGCGTCTTCACCCGACGCATCATGGGCCTCGTCGGCGAGGTGGCCGGGGCCTCCAGGCCCGCCGTGCCCCCGCGCCCGCACGTCACCCTCGACCGTCCCTGA